One genomic window of Rhizomicrobium sp. includes the following:
- a CDS encoding serine hydrolase domain-containing protein — translation MRRLLLAASAIWFSLAAAWATPLPQAAPESAGFDPARLKLLDAAMDKAVDDGQVAGIEILAVRHGKIVDLHGHGLASMAAATPIARDTIFRMYSQTKPMTGVAMMILYEKGLWKLDDPVTKFIPEFAGLKVLGADGALEDMKHPPTMRELMTHTAGFGYGLRTGNPVDDAFRADKVLESNGLKEMIGRIAKIPLLYQPGTKWSYSAAVDIQGYIVEKLSGETFGQFLREHIWGPLGMTDTGFMVPPDKAARLSGVYAKNQLTGDKLYELTSAIPMVQDFTKPPPMESGGGGSVSTVDDYALFCQMMLNKGELNGVRILKPETVTLMETDQIEPGVQPSDATAGRSIGGEAIGFGLDFAITRDPAKIDSKLGAGSIWWGGAAGTWFWIDPKNDLFFLGMIQRFGTGAAGNVSLATVSQGLLYDALTDPKR, via the coding sequence ATGCGCAGATTATTATTGGCGGCTTCCGCCATTTGGTTCTCGCTCGCGGCGGCGTGGGCCACGCCTCTGCCGCAGGCCGCGCCGGAGAGCGCCGGCTTCGATCCCGCCAGGCTGAAACTGCTCGACGCGGCGATGGACAAGGCGGTGGATGACGGCCAGGTCGCTGGTATCGAGATACTGGCGGTGCGTCACGGCAAGATCGTCGATCTGCACGGCCACGGCCTGGCCAGCATGGCGGCGGCGACGCCGATCGCGCGCGACACGATCTTCCGCATGTATTCGCAGACCAAGCCGATGACCGGCGTGGCGATGATGATCCTCTATGAAAAGGGGCTGTGGAAGCTCGACGATCCGGTGACGAAATTCATTCCGGAATTCGCCGGTCTCAAGGTGCTTGGCGCCGACGGCGCGCTGGAAGACATGAAGCATCCGCCCACCATGCGCGAGCTGATGACCCACACGGCGGGCTTCGGCTACGGATTGCGTACCGGCAATCCGGTGGACGACGCATTCCGCGCCGACAAGGTGCTGGAGTCGAACGGGCTCAAGGAGATGATCGGCCGGATCGCCAAGATCCCGCTGCTGTATCAGCCCGGCACCAAATGGTCCTACTCCGCCGCCGTCGATATCCAGGGCTATATCGTCGAGAAACTGTCGGGCGAGACGTTCGGCCAATTCCTGCGGGAGCATATTTGGGGCCCGCTCGGCATGACCGACACCGGTTTCATGGTGCCGCCGGACAAGGCGGCTCGCCTCTCCGGCGTCTATGCCAAGAACCAGCTGACCGGCGACAAGCTCTATGAGCTGACGTCGGCGATCCCGATGGTCCAGGACTTCACCAAGCCGCCGCCGATGGAATCGGGCGGCGGCGGATCGGTGTCGACGGTCGATGACTACGCGCTGTTCTGCCAGATGATGCTGAACAAGGGTGAGCTGAATGGCGTGCGTATCCTGAAGCCCGAGACGGTCACACTGATGGAGACCGACCAGATCGAGCCCGGCGTGCAGCCGTCGGACGCGACCGCCGGCCGCTCCATCGGCGGGGAGGCGATCGGTTTCGGCCTGGATTTCGCAATCACCAGGGACCCGGCGAAGATCGACAGCAAGCTGGGCGCGGGTTCGATCTGGTGGGGCGGCGCGGCCGGCACCTGGTTCTGGATCGACCCGAAGAACGATCTGTTCTTCCTCGGCATGATCCAGCGCTTCGGCACCGGCGCCGCCGGCAACGTGTCCCTGGCGACGGTATCGCAAGGCCTGCTCTACGACGCGCTGACCGATCCGAAGCGCTAG
- a CDS encoding protein meaA translates to MSRDKPWIFRTYAGHSSAKASNALYRTNLAKGQTGLSVAFDLPTQTGYDSDDPIAKGEVGKVGVPVSHIGDMRALFDGLPLADMNTSMTINAPAAWMLALYVAVADEQGAPRDSLAGTTQNDIVKEYLARGTYIFPPGPALRLTTDTIAFTTAQMPKWNPINFCSYHLQEAGADAVEEAAFALATAVSVLDAAKARGAIPLSEFPKAVGRMSFFVNSGVKFITEICKLRAMAALWDEITLERYGVTDPKQRLFRYGVQVNSLGLTEQQPENNVYRVLFGMLGVTLSKNARARAVQLPAWNEALGLPRPWDQQWSLRLQQIGAFETDMLEYGDIFDGSKVIGEKVEQLKLQIREEMARIAQFGGTGTQAALEYMKERLVASNAARVEAIERGDEIRVGVNAYKETEVSPLTAGNGSFMTVDESAEAEQIARLKAWRAGRDAGKAAAALAALERAAREDTNLMAVSIDCAKAGVTTGEWARALRKVFGEYRAPTGVAASAPARNDERIGKLKDEVDAASIKLGRRLTFLVAKPGLDGHSNGAEQIAIRARDAGMDVIYNGIRYSPDDIVAEALAKRPHLIGLSVLSGSHVSLARDVVAKLRAAGLSDIKVVAGGIIPEADEAALKAAGISAVFSPKDYDLNQIMHGLVELVRQ, encoded by the coding sequence ATGTCGCGCGACAAGCCCTGGATATTCCGCACCTATGCCGGCCATTCAAGCGCCAAGGCGTCGAATGCGCTTTATCGCACCAATCTGGCCAAGGGCCAGACGGGCCTGTCGGTCGCTTTCGACCTGCCGACTCAGACCGGCTATGACAGCGACGATCCCATCGCCAAGGGCGAGGTCGGCAAGGTCGGCGTGCCGGTCTCCCATATCGGCGACATGCGGGCGCTGTTCGACGGCCTGCCGCTCGCCGACATGAACACCTCCATGACGATCAACGCGCCGGCGGCGTGGATGCTGGCGCTCTATGTCGCCGTGGCCGACGAGCAGGGCGCGCCCCGCGACAGCCTTGCCGGCACGACGCAAAACGACATCGTGAAGGAGTATCTGGCGCGCGGCACCTACATCTTCCCGCCCGGGCCGGCGCTGCGCCTGACGACGGACACCATCGCCTTCACGACGGCGCAGATGCCGAAGTGGAATCCGATCAATTTCTGCTCCTATCATCTGCAGGAAGCCGGCGCCGACGCGGTGGAGGAAGCGGCCTTCGCGCTGGCCACCGCCGTCTCGGTGCTCGACGCCGCCAAGGCGCGCGGCGCCATCCCGCTTTCGGAATTCCCCAAGGCCGTCGGGCGGATGAGCTTCTTCGTCAATTCCGGCGTCAAATTCATCACCGAGATCTGCAAGCTGCGCGCGATGGCGGCGCTGTGGGACGAGATCACGCTGGAACGCTATGGCGTGACCGATCCGAAGCAGCGGCTGTTCCGCTATGGCGTGCAGGTGAACTCGCTGGGCCTGACCGAGCAGCAGCCGGAGAACAACGTCTATCGCGTGCTGTTCGGCATGCTGGGCGTGACGCTCAGCAAGAACGCGCGCGCCCGCGCGGTGCAATTGCCGGCGTGGAACGAGGCGCTCGGCCTGCCGCGGCCCTGGGACCAGCAATGGTCGCTGCGCCTGCAGCAGATCGGCGCCTTCGAGACCGACATGCTCGAATATGGCGACATCTTCGACGGCTCCAAGGTGATCGGCGAGAAGGTCGAACAGCTCAAGCTGCAGATCCGCGAGGAGATGGCGCGGATCGCGCAATTCGGCGGCACCGGCACGCAGGCGGCGCTCGAATACATGAAGGAGCGGCTGGTCGCCTCCAACGCGGCGCGGGTGGAAGCCATCGAGCGCGGCGACGAAATCCGCGTCGGCGTCAACGCCTATAAGGAGACCGAAGTCTCGCCGCTGACCGCCGGCAACGGCTCCTTCATGACGGTCGACGAATCGGCCGAGGCCGAACAGATCGCGCGGCTGAAGGCCTGGCGCGCCGGCCGCGACGCCGGCAAGGCGGCGGCGGCGCTGGCCGCGCTGGAGCGCGCCGCGCGGGAAGACACCAATCTGATGGCGGTCTCCATCGATTGCGCCAAGGCCGGCGTCACCACCGGCGAATGGGCGAGAGCGCTGCGCAAAGTGTTCGGCGAGTACCGGGCGCCGACCGGCGTGGCGGCCAGCGCCCCGGCGCGCAATGACGAGCGCATCGGCAAGCTCAAGGACGAGGTCGACGCTGCCTCGATCAAGCTCGGCCGGCGGCTGACCTTCCTGGTCGCCAAGCCCGGCCTGGACGGCCATTCCAACGGCGCCGAACAGATCGCGATCCGCGCCCGCGACGCCGGGATGGACGTGATCTACAACGGCATCCGCTATTCCCCCGACGATATCGTTGCGGAAGCCTTGGCGAAGCGGCCCCATCTGATCGGCCTGTCGGTGCTGTCGGGCAGCCATGTCAGCCTGGCCCGCGACGTGGTCGCCAAGCTGCGCGCGGCCGGACTTTCGGACATCAAGGTGGTCGCCGGCGGCATCATCCCGGAGGCGGACGAAGCGGCGCTGAAGGCCGCCGGCATTTCCGCCGTGTTTTCGCCCAAGGACTACGACCTCAACCAGATCATGCACGGCCTGGTCGAGCTGGTCCGGCAATAA
- a CDS encoding VOC family protein, translating to MEINGVAHTVITAGDFARARAFYGELLPFLGLAPVIDINGFFYCVGGRTGFGIRAPAPEHEGQRFQQGSVGLHHHCWRARERADVDEAHGFLVKLGARIVHPPRQDDFAPGYYSVLFEDPDGIRLEINHVPGRGLFEPGTKAPRNI from the coding sequence ATGGAGATCAACGGCGTCGCGCACACCGTCATCACTGCCGGCGATTTCGCCCGGGCGCGGGCGTTCTATGGTGAGCTCCTGCCGTTCCTGGGATTGGCGCCGGTTATCGACATCAACGGGTTCTTCTACTGCGTCGGCGGGCGCACCGGTTTTGGGATCCGCGCCCCGGCGCCGGAGCACGAGGGCCAGCGCTTCCAGCAGGGCAGCGTCGGATTGCATCATCATTGCTGGCGCGCCCGCGAACGCGCCGATGTCGATGAAGCGCATGGGTTTCTCGTCAAGCTCGGCGCGAGGATCGTGCACCCGCCGCGACAGGACGATTTCGCGCCGGGCTATTACTCCGTGCTGTTCGAGGACCCCGACGGCATAAGGCTGGAGATCAATCACGTCCCGGGCCGCGGCCTGTTCGAGCCCGGCACGAAGGCGCCGCGGAACATCTAG
- a CDS encoding DUF1684 domain-containing protein: MRIGTFMAALAATLFLAAAPAPDRIETDWRAGIADANKAWAATPHAILKIQDAAYLGEGQSATLTGTKGKPDSYHWVQGKAGGILSATYHAGHMSAVMGGKTLDDAALRRGVAIDADVDIQGFATQVGAGVMGVRIMLYNQKRADALSFKGVIYFPYNPAYRVTATFAPDPKLPPRVFRTSRGTDKQFFHAGDATFKLNGKSFTLPFYAGDNDPAKIAELSAFFMDDLTGKVTYGAGRYVDVDGFGPFPPRSVTIDFNDAYNPNCARSAFFTCPVATDALATAVQAGEKDPHHVH, from the coding sequence ATGCGTATAGGGACGTTCATGGCGGCGCTGGCGGCCACGCTGTTCCTGGCCGCGGCGCCGGCCCCGGACAGAATCGAGACCGATTGGCGGGCCGGCATCGCCGACGCCAACAAGGCCTGGGCCGCGACCCCGCATGCGATTCTGAAGATCCAAGACGCGGCCTATCTCGGCGAGGGCCAGAGCGCGACGCTGACCGGCACCAAGGGCAAACCGGACTCGTATCACTGGGTCCAGGGCAAGGCCGGCGGCATCCTTTCGGCAACCTACCACGCCGGCCATATGAGCGCGGTGATGGGGGGCAAGACGCTCGACGACGCGGCGCTGCGCCGGGGCGTGGCGATCGACGCCGATGTCGACATTCAGGGCTTCGCGACCCAGGTCGGCGCCGGCGTGATGGGCGTTCGCATCATGCTCTACAATCAGAAGCGCGCCGACGCGCTGAGCTTCAAGGGCGTGATCTATTTTCCCTACAATCCCGCCTATCGCGTCACCGCGACGTTCGCGCCCGATCCGAAGCTGCCGCCGCGCGTCTTCCGCACCTCGCGCGGCACCGACAAGCAGTTCTTTCACGCGGGCGACGCGACCTTCAAGCTGAACGGCAAGTCCTTCACCCTGCCCTTCTATGCCGGCGACAACGATCCGGCGAAGATCGCCGAGCTGAGCGCGTTCTTCATGGACGATCTGACGGGCAAGGTGACCTATGGCGCCGGCCGCTATGTCGATGTCGACGGCTTCGGGCCGTTCCCGCCCAGGAGCGTGACCATCGACTTCAACGACGCCTATAATCCCAATTGCGCCCGCTCGGCCTTCTTCACCTGCCCGGTCGCGACGGACGCGCTCGCCACCGCCGTTCAAGCGGGCGAGAAGGATCCGCATCACGTTCACTGA
- the ccrA gene encoding crotonyl-CoA carboxylase/reductase has product MSQHSVPQLEVYKDLYEIGEIPPLGHVPAKMYAWTIRKERHGEPEKSFQIEVVPTWPLDSHDVLILVMAAGVNYNGVWAGLGTPISPIDGHKNPYHIAGSDASGIVWAVGSKVKRWKVGDEIVVHCNQDDGDDEECNGGDPMFSPSQRIWGYETPDGSFAQFARVQDRQLMERPKHLTWEESACYTLTLATTYRMFFGHRPHILRPGHNVLVWGASGGLGSFAIQLCAVSGANAIGVISDETKREFVLSLGAKGVINRKDFNCWGAMPKVNTPEYDSWTKEARKFGKAIWDITGKGNDVDMVFEHPGESTFPVSCLVVKRGGMVVFCAGTTGYNITFDARYVWMRQKRIQGSHFANLLQASQANRLVVERRIDPCMSEVFSWADIPRAHTKMWKNEHLPGNMAVLVNAQRTGLRTFEDVLDAQKD; this is encoded by the coding sequence ATGTCGCAGCACTCCGTGCCGCAGCTTGAAGTCTACAAGGACCTTTACGAGATCGGCGAGATTCCGCCGCTCGGCCATGTGCCGGCGAAGATGTACGCCTGGACGATCCGCAAGGAGCGCCATGGCGAGCCCGAGAAATCCTTCCAGATCGAGGTCGTGCCCACCTGGCCGCTCGACAGCCACGACGTGCTGATCCTCGTGATGGCGGCGGGGGTGAACTACAACGGCGTCTGGGCGGGCCTCGGCACGCCGATCTCGCCGATCGACGGCCACAAGAACCCCTATCACATCGCCGGCTCCGACGCGTCCGGCATCGTGTGGGCGGTCGGCTCCAAGGTGAAGCGCTGGAAGGTCGGCGACGAGATCGTCGTGCATTGCAATCAGGACGACGGCGACGACGAGGAATGCAATGGCGGCGATCCGATGTTCTCGCCCAGCCAGCGCATCTGGGGCTATGAGACGCCGGACGGTTCCTTCGCGCAATTCGCCCGCGTGCAGGACCGCCAATTGATGGAGCGGCCCAAGCACCTGACCTGGGAAGAATCGGCCTGCTACACGCTGACGCTCGCCACGACCTATCGGATGTTCTTCGGCCATCGTCCGCACATCCTGCGCCCCGGCCACAATGTGCTGGTGTGGGGCGCCAGCGGCGGCTTGGGCTCCTTCGCCATCCAGCTCTGCGCCGTCAGCGGCGCCAACGCCATCGGCGTGATCAGCGACGAGACCAAGCGCGAATTCGTCCTGTCGCTCGGTGCCAAGGGTGTCATCAACCGCAAGGATTTCAACTGCTGGGGCGCGATGCCCAAGGTCAACACGCCCGAATACGATTCCTGGACGAAGGAGGCGCGCAAATTCGGCAAGGCGATCTGGGACATCACAGGCAAGGGCAACGATGTCGACATGGTGTTCGAGCATCCGGGCGAATCGACCTTCCCGGTGTCGTGCCTCGTGGTAAAGCGCGGCGGCATGGTCGTGTTCTGCGCCGGCACCACCGGCTACAACATCACCTTCGACGCGCGCTATGTGTGGATGCGGCAGAAGCGCATCCAGGGCTCGCATTTTGCCAACCTGCTCCAGGCCTCGCAGGCGAACCGTCTTGTCGTCGAGCGTCGCATCGATCCGTGCATGTCCGAGGTGTTCTCCTGGGCCGATATCCCGCGCGCCCACACCAAGATGTGGAAGAACGAGCACCTGCCGGGCAACATGGCGGTGCTGGTGAACGCCCAGCGCACGGGCCTGCGCACCTTCGAGGACGTGCTGGACGCGCAGAAGGACTGA
- a CDS encoding MFS transporter: MEQFDRKSALAFIVAFGIVSLFADMAYEGMRGLNGEYLAALGASGAAVGIIAGGGELAGYAIRLVSGRIAQASGAYWPLAIGGYGLTMIAVPAMAFAFSWQAAAVFVVLERTGKAIRSPATNTMQAKAGDHIGQGWAFGLQEALDQTGAIAGPLITAFVLAHHGSYRAAYAWLAVPALLTMISVGMIAVRYRFAGRIAPVDTTAAPPRFTRAFWFYVASASLLGFGFADFSLMAFHFGRSGIISTALVPVFYAVAMGTSAVSAVLFGLLFDRRGLIVLVPAVLAGVCTTPLVFFGGFYAALAGTILWGLATGTLNALMSASVAKLVPESMRARAYGLFSAIYGVSWFAGSALLGELYDISLPALVAAAIAAQLAALVPLALTIRDFNRKT, from the coding sequence ATGGAACAGTTCGACCGCAAAAGCGCCCTCGCCTTCATCGTCGCCTTCGGCATCGTCAGCCTGTTCGCCGACATGGCCTATGAGGGCATGCGGGGCCTGAACGGCGAGTACCTCGCCGCACTCGGCGCCAGCGGCGCGGCGGTCGGGATCATCGCCGGCGGCGGTGAGCTCGCCGGCTATGCCATCCGCCTCGTCTCCGGCCGCATCGCGCAAGCCTCCGGCGCCTATTGGCCGCTTGCCATCGGCGGCTATGGCCTGACCATGATCGCGGTGCCCGCGATGGCCTTCGCCTTCTCCTGGCAGGCCGCCGCCGTCTTCGTCGTGCTCGAGCGCACCGGCAAGGCGATCCGCAGCCCCGCCACCAACACGATGCAGGCCAAGGCCGGCGATCATATCGGCCAGGGCTGGGCGTTCGGCCTGCAGGAAGCGCTCGACCAGACCGGCGCCATCGCGGGCCCGCTGATCACCGCCTTCGTGTTGGCGCATCACGGCAGCTATCGCGCCGCCTATGCCTGGCTGGCGGTGCCGGCACTGCTAACGATGATCTCGGTCGGCATGATCGCGGTGCGCTACCGCTTTGCCGGGCGCATCGCGCCGGTGGATACGACAGCCGCCCCGCCGCGCTTCACCCGCGCGTTCTGGTTTTACGTGGCGAGCGCCTCGCTGCTCGGCTTCGGTTTTGCCGATTTCTCGCTGATGGCATTCCATTTCGGACGCAGCGGCATCATTTCCACCGCGCTTGTGCCGGTGTTCTACGCCGTCGCCATGGGAACCTCCGCGGTGAGCGCCGTGCTGTTCGGCCTCCTGTTCGACCGGCGCGGACTCATCGTGCTGGTTCCGGCGGTGCTCGCCGGCGTCTGCACCACGCCGCTGGTGTTCTTTGGCGGATTTTATGCCGCGCTCGCCGGCACGATCCTGTGGGGACTGGCGACCGGCACGCTGAACGCGCTGATGTCGGCCTCGGTCGCGAAACTCGTGCCCGAATCGATGCGCGCCCGCGCCTATGGATTGTTCTCGGCGATCTATGGCGTGTCGTGGTTCGCCGGCAGCGCGCTTCTGGGCGAGCTTTACGATATTTCGCTGCCGGCGCTGGTCGCGGCGGCCATCGCGGCGCAGCTCGCGGCGCTCGTTCCGCTGGCGCTGACGATCCGCGATTTCAATCGGAAAACGTAA
- a CDS encoding NAD(P)/FAD-dependent oxidoreductase — protein MIQRYDVVIVGGSFAGLACARTAALKGLKVAVIDSKPEPGARVRTTGIVVKEASDDFDLPARLMRKVRGVRLYAPNGRSLDLSAPGYFFQATDTAGVLRWMAGEAERAGAALLYGRKFETAIEHERGVALPSLGLHAGFLIGADGARSRVAETFGLSRNTRFVAGLEIECDPLADLDGRFLHCFADSRIAPGYIAWAVPGVDATQIGVAARRPDKPDLGELLRRLKGVCDIRNIRVRQRRSGLIPTGGTLSHLGTNRVLLVGDAAGMVSPTTGGGIHLALNFGRRAAQLVSDYLNDRGPHPVAQLAREAPRFRKARFLRRVLDGAPPNPLINALLMTAPMKALAQRLYFHSRGVGAGSFDAWAEEFERGELAKAAPELPAPKLRLI, from the coding sequence GTGATCCAGCGTTACGATGTCGTCATTGTCGGCGGTTCTTTCGCGGGGCTTGCCTGCGCGCGCACCGCCGCGCTCAAGGGCCTGAAGGTCGCCGTGATCGATTCCAAGCCGGAGCCGGGCGCGCGGGTACGCACCACCGGCATCGTGGTCAAGGAAGCGAGCGACGATTTCGACCTGCCGGCGCGGCTGATGCGCAAGGTTCGCGGCGTGCGGCTCTACGCGCCGAACGGCCGTTCGCTCGATCTTTCGGCACCGGGCTATTTCTTCCAGGCGACCGATACCGCCGGCGTGCTGCGCTGGATGGCCGGCGAGGCCGAACGCGCCGGCGCCGCCCTGCTCTATGGCCGCAAATTCGAGACTGCCATCGAGCACGAACGCGGCGTGGCGCTTCCCAGCCTCGGCCTGCATGCCGGTTTCCTGATCGGCGCCGACGGCGCGCGCTCCAGAGTCGCCGAGACCTTCGGCCTCAGCCGCAACACGCGGTTCGTCGCCGGCCTCGAAATAGAGTGCGATCCGCTCGCCGATCTCGACGGCCGCTTCCTGCACTGCTTCGCCGACAGCCGCATCGCGCCGGGCTATATCGCCTGGGCGGTGCCGGGCGTGGACGCGACCCAGATCGGCGTCGCGGCGCGCCGGCCCGACAAGCCGGATCTCGGCGAATTGCTGCGGCGCCTCAAAGGCGTGTGCGACATCCGCAATATCCGCGTGCGCCAGCGCCGCAGCGGATTGATCCCGACCGGCGGCACGCTTTCGCATCTGGGCACCAACCGCGTGCTGCTGGTGGGCGACGCGGCCGGCATGGTGTCGCCGACCACCGGCGGCGGCATCCATTTGGCGCTCAATTTCGGCCGCCGCGCGGCGCAGCTTGTCTCGGACTATCTCAACGATCGCGGCCCCCATCCCGTGGCGCAGCTCGCGCGCGAGGCGCCGCGCTTCCGCAAGGCGCGCTTCCTGCGCCGGGTGCTCGACGGCGCGCCGCCAAACCCGTTGATCAACGCGCTCTTGATGACGGCGCCGATGAAGGCGCTGGCGCAGCGGCTCTATTTCCACAGCCGCGGCGTGGGCGCCGGGTCCTTCGACGCATGGGCCGAGGAGTTCGAGCGCGGCGAGCTTGCCAAGGCCGCGCCGGAATTGCCGGCGCCGAAGCTGCGGCTGATCTAA
- a CDS encoding S41 family peptidase gives MRAGDEIVSIGGVAARTAIAAQAPRCLSADDPEADDYTLRVLLAGTHDARRSFVARNGAERSIDLPSFVRPEIDMPLTQRTIGAVGYIRIENSLGDSALVAAFDAALADLRDAKALILDLRNTPSGGNTAVAEPILGRFVSERSGYQRVFDPGPGKAAPAGSWVRKVEPRGMTVAQPLAVLVDRWTGSMGEGMAVGFDGLKRATVVGTRMAGLCGATTDFTLPRSGIGVAFPTQRLYHLDGTPREAWSPPVFVDPAMPGDDPILDRALVVLAR, from the coding sequence TTGCGGGCGGGCGACGAGATCGTCTCCATCGGCGGTGTCGCAGCGCGGACGGCGATAGCGGCGCAGGCGCCGCGCTGTCTCTCGGCGGACGATCCCGAAGCCGACGACTATACGCTGCGCGTCCTGCTGGCCGGCACGCATGACGCGCGCCGCAGCTTCGTCGCGCGGAACGGCGCGGAACGGAGCATCGACCTGCCGAGCTTCGTGCGGCCAGAAATCGACATGCCGCTGACGCAACGGACGATCGGCGCCGTCGGCTATATCCGGATCGAGAACAGCCTGGGCGATAGCGCGCTGGTGGCGGCCTTCGACGCGGCGCTGGCCGATTTGCGCGACGCCAAGGCGCTGATCCTCGATCTGCGCAACACGCCGAGCGGCGGCAACACCGCTGTCGCCGAACCGATCCTGGGGCGCTTTGTCTCCGAGCGGTCCGGCTATCAGCGCGTCTTCGATCCGGGGCCCGGCAAGGCGGCACCCGCGGGCTCCTGGGTGCGCAAGGTCGAGCCGCGCGGCATGACGGTCGCCCAGCCTCTCGCTGTGCTCGTCGACCGCTGGACCGGCAGCATGGGTGAAGGCATGGCCGTCGGCTTCGACGGCCTGAAACGCGCGACAGTGGTCGGCACGCGCATGGCGGGGCTTTGCGGCGCCACCACGGATTTCACCTTGCCCAGGAGCGGCATCGGCGTCGCCTTCCCGACCCAGCGCCTTTATCACCTTGATGGCACACCGCGCGAGGCATGGTCGCCGCCGGTTTTCGTCGACCCCGCAATGCCAGGCGACGATCCGATCCTCGATCGCGCCCTGGTCGTGCTCGCCCGATAG
- a CDS encoding acyl-CoA dehydrogenase family protein — protein MFPLSVPHLLAKCEEAAFSAEGLLAAAKDSVGRLVTVDGKISAEALDREQRATHGLAWLATYVEALRQMARWGRHLEHDKKFGEIEQLLLLAGFAEYLSQIAGGIQMSQNEIARPFDLGLDDTNAAEFWTPTVRELATLGGRPEIRGAIAEHMAKHAGAMFIGDPGLDDTMGLIREQFFRFAQDKVAPFAHQWHLKDELIPLSVITELSDLGVFGLTIPEEFGGAGLSKTAMCVVSEELSRGYIGVGSLATRSEIAAELILTGGTKDQRKHWLPLIASGAKLPTAVFTEPSGGSDVAALKTRAVKDGEVYKIYGNKTWITHAARADMMTLLVRTNPEKPGYRGLSMFLAEKPRGTERETFPAPGMSGGEIGVLGYRGMKEYEIGFDGFEVPAKDLLGREEGQGFKQLMQTFEAARIQTAARAVGVALCAMDLGVRYALERQQFGQSLMEFPRVRDKLAMMAVEITITRQLSYYAAREKDEGRRCDLEAGMAKLLGARVAWACADNALQIHGGNGFALEYPISRVLCDARILNIFEGAAEIQANVIARRLLEDRTN, from the coding sequence ATGTTCCCGCTCAGCGTTCCCCATCTGTTGGCCAAATGCGAAGAGGCGGCATTTTCCGCCGAGGGCCTGCTGGCCGCCGCCAAGGATTCGGTCGGCCGGCTCGTGACGGTCGACGGGAAGATCTCGGCCGAGGCGCTCGACCGCGAACAGCGCGCGACGCACGGCCTTGCGTGGCTCGCAACCTATGTCGAGGCGCTGCGCCAGATGGCGCGCTGGGGCCGTCATCTCGAGCACGACAAGAAATTCGGCGAGATCGAACAGCTCCTGCTGCTCGCCGGTTTCGCGGAATATCTTTCCCAGATCGCCGGCGGCATCCAGATGAGCCAGAACGAAATCGCGCGGCCCTTCGATCTCGGTCTCGACGATACCAACGCGGCCGAGTTCTGGACGCCGACGGTGCGCGAGCTTGCCACGCTCGGCGGCCGGCCCGAGATCCGCGGTGCCATCGCGGAGCACATGGCGAAACATGCCGGCGCGATGTTCATCGGCGATCCGGGCCTCGACGACACGATGGGCCTGATCCGCGAGCAGTTCTTCCGCTTCGCGCAGGACAAGGTCGCGCCCTTCGCGCATCAATGGCACCTGAAGGACGAGTTGATCCCGCTCTCGGTGATCACCGAGCTCAGCGATCTGGGCGTCTTCGGCCTGACGATCCCGGAGGAATTCGGCGGCGCCGGCCTTTCCAAGACCGCGATGTGCGTGGTGTCGGAGGAGCTCAGCCGCGGCTATATCGGCGTCGGCTCGCTTGCGACCCGGTCGGAGATCGCCGCCGAGCTGATCCTGACCGGCGGCACCAAGGACCAGCGCAAGCACTGGCTGCCGCTGATTGCCAGCGGCGCGAAGCTGCCGACCGCGGTGTTCACCGAACCGTCGGGCGGCTCCGATGTCGCGGCGTTGAAGACGCGCGCGGTGAAGGACGGCGAGGTCTACAAGATCTACGGCAACAAGACCTGGATCACCCATGCGGCGCGCGCCGACATGATGACTCTCCTGGTACGGACCAATCCCGAGAAGCCGGGCTATCGCGGCCTCTCCATGTTCCTGGCCGAGAAGCCGCGCGGCACGGAGAGGGAAACCTTCCCCGCGCCCGGCATGAGCGGTGGCGAGATCGGTGTGCTCGGCTATCGCGGGATGAAGGAATACGAGATCGGCTTCGACGGCTTCGAAGTGCCGGCGAAGGATCTGCTCGGCCGCGAGGAAGGCCAGGGCTTCAAGCAATTGATGCAGACCTTCGAGGCGGCGCGCATCCAGACCGCGGCGCGCGCGGTCGGCGTGGCGCTGTGCGCGATGGACCTCGGCGTGCGCTATGCGCTGGAGCGCCAGCAATTCGGCCAGTCGCTCATGGAATTCCCGCGCGTGCGCGACAAGCTCGCCATGATGGCGGTCGAGATCACCATCACGCGCCAGCTCAGCTATTACGCCGCGCGCGAGAAGGACGAGGGGCGGCGCTGCGATCTGGAAGCCGGCATGGCCAAGCTGCTCGGCGCGCGGGTCGCCTGGGCCTGCGCCGACAATGCGTTGCAGATCCATGGCGGCAACGGCTTCGCGCTGGAATATCCGATCAGCCGCGTGTTGTGCGACGCGCGCATCCTCAACATCTTCGAGGGCGCGGCCGAGATCCAGGCCAATGTCATCGCGCGGCGGCTTCTGGAAGACAGGACGAATTAG